The following coding sequences lie in one Silene latifolia isolate original U9 population chromosome 5, ASM4854445v1, whole genome shotgun sequence genomic window:
- the LOC141656164 gene encoding uncharacterized protein LOC141656164 has protein sequence MENNGMAPEIVTYSILINGLCEAGRLVEAAKVFSFLVVKRLRPNVTTYTTMVKVLCRQGLLGDATKLLKEMADNGCPPNGRTYNTIIKGFLNANDITMALDHLRIMRSLRFAVDDKTASLFLGLLTARDVNNKDKALVQKYFLEYDGKKTG, from the exons ATGGAGAATAATGGAATGGCCCCTGAAATTGTTACATATAGTATTTTAATTAATGGTCTTTGTGAAGCTGGGCGACTAGTTGAAGCAGCAAAGGTGTTCTCTTTTCTTGTAGTGAAGCGGTTGCGGCCAAATGTAACGACCTACACTACAATGGTTAAAGTTCTATGTAGGCAAGGGCTGTTAGGTGATGCAACAAAACTATTAAAGGAAATGGCGGATAATGGATGTCCTCCAAATGGACGCACTTATAATACTATTATCAAAGGATTTCTTAATGCTAATGATATCACCATGGCTTTGGATCATCTTCGTATTATGAGAAGCCTAAGGTTTGCTGTTGATGACAAGACTGCCTCTTTATTTCTCGGCTTGCTCACTGCTCGTGATGTTAATAATAAAGACAAAGCTTTGGTTCAAAAGTATTTTCTGGAGTATGATG GGAAGAAAACAGGATGA